The sequence CACGAAGACAAAGAATAGCCTCATCACCGCGTTGGTGACCATGAATGTCATTGACCATCTTGAAGTTATCCAGGTCCAGATAAAACAATGCTGCACCCTGACCGTTATGTTCAAGACGCTTGAAACGGCGGGGTAATTCATCTTCAAAAAAGGCGCGACGGTTCAAAAGGCCGGTCATGCCGTCTGTGCGTGACAAGTTGACGATGCGTTCGTGATTGGCGATCTGCTCGTTGGCAATACCGATCTGATTGGCCACATCGCCAATCAGGATGTGGAAATTGTCATCCCAGCCTTCATCATCAAGCGGTTTCCATATGCAGATACCGCCGTTAATGGCCTGACGATAATGGGTCGATGTGGCCAGCATCCGCCAGGGACCGATCTCGGCCGGATGAGCGCCGATTTGATCGCCAATTTTTGTCAACAAATCCTCAATGCCGTCGGTGTTTTCAACATCACCGTATTCAGCCGCCATGTTGTAGGTGTCATCTTCGGTTTTGCGATAAATCCGGCAACCACTGGCGCCCAGCGCCTGGGATGTCGCCGTCGCCGCCTTGGTCAGCATGTTTAAGGGATCAAGTTCGTCGCGAATGGAATTGACGATGTAGCCCAACAGGTATTCACGTTCCTGGGCGCTGCGCAGGGCGGCTTCCCGCTCCCTGTCCTCTGTCACGTTGCGGCAGATACCGCGGGCGCCGTGCCATTCGCCCGGCTCGCCCATCAAAGGCAAGCAGGAAGCGACCACGCAGGCGTCTTTACCTGTCGCCGATTTCATCCAGATTTCCACACTGTCCATGGGCCTGTCGCTCAAAAAAGGCAAAGGCTGGTAATGTTCGGCGTCAATCACGAATTCCTCGGGATGGTGGCCGACGATCTCATCGGGGGTAAAGCCCAGAGCGCCTTCGGGGGAGACGAAACTGAAGGTTCCTTCCGGGCTGATTTCCCAGGCGAAATCGCTGGAGACTTCGACCAGGTCCTTGTAGCGCTGGCGCGATTCGACGAGGGCCGAGCGCAGGTTCCTTTCCATGGTCACATCGTGGGAGAGAACCAGAAAATCACCACTGGCCTCTGCCGTTGAGGAAAGTTGGGGAATGACCGACACCTCCAGCAGGATTTCTCCTTTTATGCTCTTGAACAGGATCGGACCGACAACCACCGTCATCTCCGCCGCAGCCTTGGCAATCATGTCAGGGATAGCGTCCGCTTCGCCATGTTCCAGCAAGGCTTTAAGGCCCATACCCTTTTCATTGGCAGCTATGACGGAACAATCGCCACGCACCATCAAAGCGGCGTCAGGATAGCCTTCAAGCAGCTTGTTGACTGATTCGTTTTCACCTGACGACATCGCTTTAAAAAACCTCCGGTCCGTCGAAAAATCGACCGATCCTGTTTCCATCCGCTGCTTTTGCTTTTCCCACGACGAACATACCTGTAAGTGATGGTAAAAATCTAACATATAGTAGCGACAACAATTGTGATGAAAGCCCCTGGCAAGATGCTAAAAACCGATCAACCACCCCGCGACTGGATTTTCGACCTGGACAATACGTTGTATAGCGAGACCTGTAATCTGTTCGGACAGGTTGAGGTGCGGATAAAGTCCTTTGTCGCCGAATTCCTGAATCTGGAATTAGAGGCTGCCTTCAAGGTGCAAAAGCAATATTTTCGTGACTACGGGACAACCCTGCGCGGGCTGATGGAATGTCACGACGTTGACCCCGTAGTCTACCTGGACCATGTCCACGACATTGATCTGGACGTGGTGCCGCCCAATCCCGACCTTAACAAAGCGCTTCAAGCCCTGCCCGGTCGCAAGATCATTTTCACCAATGCCGATCTGGGCCATGCGGAGCGGGTCATGGAACGGCTTGGCGTTAGCCACCATTTTGAAGCCGTCTTTGACATTGTAGCCTGTGATTACGTGCCAAAACCCGACCCGGCAGTCTATCAGGCGCTGGTCGACCAATATGACCTGGAACCACAACGCACGGTGATGGTCGAGGACATGGCGCGCAACCTGAAACCGGCAGCAGATATGGGAATGACGACGGTGTGGGTGCGCAGCAACAACGACTGGGGCCGCGAAGGCTCGGACGGCGACTACGTCCATCATGTTGCCGACGACCTGACCGCGTGGCTGGGCTCTGATCACCCTGTATTGACATCGTGACCCCTGCTAGAGCATGTTCTGGTTCCTTTTTCACCATATTTGAGCCAAAAACATGAGCAATAGCGACCTGCAAAACACCATCGACGACGCTTGGGAAGACCGCGACACCATCAGTCTGGAAACCACCGGGGAAGTCCGCGAAGCCGTCGAGGAAGCCCTTAACCTGCTCGACAGCGGCAAAGCCCGCGTCGCCGAACGCCAGGATGTCGGTCAGTGGACCGTCAATCAGTGGCTTAAAAAAGCCGTCTTACTGTCATTCCGCCTGAACGATATGGGAATGATCGAGGGCGGCCCCGGCGGCGCTCACTGGTTCGACAAGGTGCCCTCCAAGTTTAAAGACTGGGACGAAGCACAGTTCCGTAAATCCGGTATTCGCGCCGTTCCCAATTGCGTCGTGCGTCGTGGTTCCTATGTTTCCCCGGGCGTCGTTTTGATGCCCTCGTTTGTCAATATCGGGGCTTACGTTGATAGCGGCACCATGGTCGATGGCTGGTCAACAGTTGGCTCCTGCGCCCAGATCGGCAAAGACGTCCACCTGTCCGGCGGCGCCGGTATCGGCGGTGTGCTGGAACCCTTGCAGGCGGGGCCGACGATTATCGAGGACGGCTGCTTCATTGGCGCCCGCGCCGAAGTCGCCGAAGGGGTGGTCGTCGAGGAAGGCTCTGTTCTCGGCATGGGCGTTTACATCAGCGCTTCAACCAAGGTTGTCGACCGGGCAACCGGCGAAATCTACTATGGCCGGGTTCCTGCCTATTCGGTTGTCGTGTCCGGTTCATTGCCTTCGTCTAAAGCGCCCGCTTCGCCGAACCAGCCCAATCCCAGTCTTTATTGCGCCGTTATCGTCAAGCGCGTCGATGAGAGAACCCGCGCCAAGACCTCAATCAACGAACTACTCAGGGACTGATCCATGAGCGCCATCGATCCACTTGCCTTAAGCGAAGCCCTGATCCGTTGCCCTTCGATCACGCCCGAAGACGCAGGTGCCCTGGATGTCCTTGAAGAGGCTTTGGCCGATATCGGTTTCACCTGTCACCGGTTGTCCTTTACCAGGGTCGGCACCCCGGACGTCGAAAACCTGTACGCCCGCATTGGCACAAACGGCCCCAATTTTTGCTTCGCCGGACACACCGATGTGGTGCCCATCGGCGATCGTGACGATTGGACCATGGACCCGTTCGGTGGCCAGGTCCGTGAAAATGTTCTTTATGGGCGCGGCGCATCGGACATGAAGTGCGCTATCGCCTGCTTCGCCGCCGCCGCAGCCCAGTTCCTTGAACGCCATGGCGATGATTTCAAGGGATCGATCAGTTTCCTGATCACCGGTGATGAAGAGGGGCCTGCGATCAACGGAACCCAGCGGGTTCTCGACTGGATGGGGGACGAAGACGAGACCATTGACGCCTGCCTGGTTGGTGAGCCGACCAATGTTGCTGTTCTGGGTGACACCATTAAAATCGGTCGCCGTGGTTCCTTAAACGGGCATTTAACCGTCTACGGAATCCAGGGTCACGCCGCCTACCCACACCTTGCCGATAACCCGGTACCGGTGATGGTGAAAATGCTCAGCGCACTCAACATCGAACATTTTGACGATGGCTCGGAGCATTTTCCCCACTCCAACCTTGAAATTACTACCGTCGATGTCGGCAATACCGCATCCAATATTATTCCGGCCAAGGCTGAGGCCAGTTTTAATATTCGATTTAATGACATGCACATGAGTGCCGGGCTTGAACAACGTCTGCATCAGATCATCGAGGGCATCGCTGCTGAAACCGACACCCGCTACGGGCTGGAATTTACCAGTTCCTGTGAAGCCTTTCTGGTTCCGCCCGGCCCGTTAAGCCAAGTCATCGAGAAGGCAATCAAGGACGTCACAGGACAAACTCCTGACTTAAGCACCGGCGGCGGCACATCGGACGCGCGCTTTATCAAGGACTTTTGCCCGGTCGCCGAATTCGGGTTGATCAATGCAACCGCCCACAAGGTCGATGAAAATGCCGCCGTCGATGACATAAAGAACCTAAGCGAAATCTATGTCGCCGTGCTTGAAGGCTACTTCAAAAAATAATGGCTGCCCCGCCCGGTGAAACGACAAACGCGCTCATCGGAATTTTCCGTCTCGCCCGTCTTGATGCGGGTGGTATCGAGTGTTTCAGGAATACACCGGGTGCTTTCTGGCGTTCTTTCAAGGTTGCCCTGATCATTGCCCCGTTTTATGCAGGCTTGCTGGGTATGCGATATGCCATGGGTGAAGTGTCAACACCGCCGTTGCGCTTCATCGCCGTTGAAACCATCGCCTATACTATTGCCTGGCTGGCCTTCCCGGTCATCGTTGAACCTATTTGCAGGACCATGGGGCGAAGTGATAAATACCTGCGCTTTATTATCGCCTACAACTGGGCCGGTCTGCTGCAGAACATGCTTTATCTGCCACTGGCCATGTTGTCTGTAACCGCCGTTCTGCCACCGGACAGCGGCGGTGTTTTCGGTCTGATCATCTTGCTGGTGATTATGGCTTTTACCTGGTTCATCGCCAAAACGGCGCTGCAAATTGCCGCCAGCCGGGCGGCCGCTATCGTCGCTATCGATTTCGCCATCAGTCTGCTGATTAACGGCTATGCCGAAAAAATGCTCTAGATCAAATTGAGGGCAGGTTGCTCTAGACCCCCACTATTGAAGCCAGCCAGGCGATGCCGAGGAAAGTCAGCAGGACGGGCGAGGTTAACAGCCCGGCAAAACTGAGCAACATGCCGAAAATGCCCCAGATGATCTGCCCCGAAAACAGGGCGATAATGCTGGCCAGAAAGGCCAAGGGAACAAAAATGTAACCGGTGGTGAAAATCCCGGCGAGGGCCAGACCAATAGCGAAGTATCCGGCAATAGGGGCCGCGTCCTGGGGTGGTGGTGGTGTTGAATTGTCCTGCTCGTTATTTTCGGACGGTTGCAAACTCAGTTTGATATCTGACATTCAGGTTCCCCGCATTAATGATCGAGCCATGTTAGTAGCTAACAGCTGTCAAATAAAGCCCGTCGGCAGGAGCGGTCTCTCCGGCGACGCGCCTGTCACGGGCCTCAAGGGCGGCTTTCAGGTCGGTAGCGGTCCATTTTCCTGTCCCTACCCGCTTCAGGGAACCTGTAAAATTGCGCACCTGATGATGCAAAAACGAGCGCGCCTGAGCGTGGATCAAAATCA is a genomic window of Rhodospirillaceae bacterium containing:
- a CDS encoding sensor domain-containing diguanylate cyclase — translated: MSSGENESVNKLLEGYPDAALMVRGDCSVIAANEKGMGLKALLEHGEADAIPDMIAKAAAEMTVVVGPILFKSIKGEILLEVSVIPQLSSTAEASGDFLVLSHDVTMERNLRSALVESRQRYKDLVEVSSDFAWEISPEGTFSFVSPEGALGFTPDEIVGHHPEEFVIDAEHYQPLPFLSDRPMDSVEIWMKSATGKDACVVASCLPLMGEPGEWHGARGICRNVTEDREREAALRSAQEREYLLGYIVNSIRDELDPLNMLTKAATATSQALGASGCRIYRKTEDDTYNMAAEYGDVENTDGIEDLLTKIGDQIGAHPAEIGPWRMLATSTHYRQAINGGICIWKPLDDEGWDDNFHILIGDVANQIGIANEQIANHERIVNLSRTDGMTGLLNRRAFFEDELPRRFKRLEHNGQGAALFYLDLDNFKMVNDIHGHQRGDEAILCLRDMMIEYSRPGDAMVRMGGDEFALWMDGIPQDVMLKRVETIMEASQCLREFSGDPDHPLGVSIGIAVYDPSSGEDLESLVARADAAMYEVKRAGKSGFHVAAAAGET
- a CDS encoding pyrimidine 5'-nucleotidase, with protein sequence MLKTDQPPRDWIFDLDNTLYSETCNLFGQVEVRIKSFVAEFLNLELEAAFKVQKQYFRDYGTTLRGLMECHDVDPVVYLDHVHDIDLDVVPPNPDLNKALQALPGRKIIFTNADLGHAERVMERLGVSHHFEAVFDIVACDYVPKPDPAVYQALVDQYDLEPQRTVMVEDMARNLKPAADMGMTTVWVRSNNDWGREGSDGDYVHHVADDLTAWLGSDHPVLTS
- the dapD gene encoding 2,3,4,5-tetrahydropyridine-2,6-dicarboxylate N-succinyltransferase, encoding MSNSDLQNTIDDAWEDRDTISLETTGEVREAVEEALNLLDSGKARVAERQDVGQWTVNQWLKKAVLLSFRLNDMGMIEGGPGGAHWFDKVPSKFKDWDEAQFRKSGIRAVPNCVVRRGSYVSPGVVLMPSFVNIGAYVDSGTMVDGWSTVGSCAQIGKDVHLSGGAGIGGVLEPLQAGPTIIEDGCFIGARAEVAEGVVVEEGSVLGMGVYISASTKVVDRATGEIYYGRVPAYSVVVSGSLPSSKAPASPNQPNPSLYCAVIVKRVDERTRAKTSINELLRD
- the dapE gene encoding succinyl-diaminopimelate desuccinylase, translated to MSAIDPLALSEALIRCPSITPEDAGALDVLEEALADIGFTCHRLSFTRVGTPDVENLYARIGTNGPNFCFAGHTDVVPIGDRDDWTMDPFGGQVRENVLYGRGASDMKCAIACFAAAAAQFLERHGDDFKGSISFLITGDEEGPAINGTQRVLDWMGDEDETIDACLVGEPTNVAVLGDTIKIGRRGSLNGHLTVYGIQGHAAYPHLADNPVPVMVKMLSALNIEHFDDGSEHFPHSNLEITTVDVGNTASNIIPAKAEASFNIRFNDMHMSAGLEQRLHQIIEGIAAETDTRYGLEFTSSCEAFLVPPGPLSQVIEKAIKDVTGQTPDLSTGGGTSDARFIKDFCPVAEFGLINATAHKVDENAAVDDIKNLSEIYVAVLEGYFKK